The following proteins are encoded in a genomic region of Sesamum indicum cultivar Zhongzhi No. 13 linkage group LG8, S_indicum_v1.0, whole genome shotgun sequence:
- the LOC105167272 gene encoding cation-chloride cotransporter 1 isoform X1, whose translation MMGVFIPCLQNILGIIYYIRFSWIVGMAGIGQSLVLVAFCGSCTFLTTISLSAIATNGAMKGGGPYYLIGRALGPEVGVSIGLCFFLGNAVAGALYVLGAVETFLTALPQAGIFKGTTFVKINGSDVAQTSPNLHDLQVYGVIVTIILCFIVFGGVKMINRVAPAFLIPVVLSLFCIFIGIFLARKNYPADGITGLSLESFKKNWDSAYQTTNHAGIPDPNGKIYWSFNALVGLFFPAVTGIMAGSNRSASLKDTQRSIPIGTLSATLATSGLYLVTVLFFGALATREKLLTDRLLTATVAWPAPAITYVGIILSTLGAALQSLTGAPRLLAAIANDDILPVLKYFKAADGGEPHIATLFTAFLCIACVIIGNLDLITPTITMFYLLCYGGVNLSCFLLDLLDAPSWRPRWKFHHWSLSLFGALICIVIMFLISWAFTLVSLALATLIYYYVSVKGKAGDWGDGFKSAYFQLALRSLRSLGANQVHPKNWYPIPLIFCRPWGKLPENVPCHPKLADFANCMKKKGRGMSIFVSILDGEYHECAEDAKAACRALSTYIEYKRCEGVAEIVVAPTMSDGFRGIVQTMGLGNLKPNIVVMRYPEIWRQENLTEIPATFVGIINDCIVANKAVVIVKGLDEWPNEYQRQYGTIDLYWIVRDGGLMLLLSQLLLTKESFESCKIQVFCIAEEDSDAEELKADVKKFLYDLRMQAEVIVISMKSWDGQSEQQDESVEAFNGARERIASYLSEMKEKAQKHGTPLMADGKAVVVNEQQVEKFLYTTLKLNTTILRYSRMAAVVLVSLPPPPLNHPAYFYMEYMDLLVENVPRLLIVRGYRRDVVTLFT comes from the exons ATGATGGGCGTGTTTATACCTTGTTTGCAAAACATATTGGGAATTATTTACTACATCCGATTTTCTTG GATTGTGGGTATGGCTGGGATTGGCCAATCGCTGGTGCTGGTTGCCTTCTGTGGTTCGTGTACTTTCCTTACAACAATATCTTTGAGTGCAATCGCCACCAATGGCGCAATGAAG GGAGGGGGACCTTATTATCTTATTGGTCGTGCCTTGGGTCCAGAGGTTGGAGTTAGCATTGGTTTATGCTTTTTCCTTGGAAATGCTGTCGCTGGTGCACT TTATGTTTTGGGGGCTGTGGAAACTTTCCTAACTGCTTTACCACAGGCAGGGATTTTTAAAG GTACGACTTTTGTGAAGATAAATGGATCGGATGTCGCACAAACCAGCCCAAATTTGCATGACTTGCAAGTTTATGGGGTTATTGTGACGATAATCCTATGTTTCATAGTATTTGGTGGAGTAAAAATGATTAACCGCGTTGCCCCAGCCTTTCTAATACCTGTCGTGCTCTCACTGTTTTGCATCTTTATTGGGATATTTCTGGCAAGGAAGAATTATCCAGCAG ATGGAATTACGGGCTTGAGCCTGGaatctttcaaaaaaaattgggatTCGGCTTATCAAACAACAAATCATGCTGGAATCCCAGATCCTAATGGGAAAATATACTGGAGTTTCAA TGCATTGGTAGGCCTCTTTTTCCCTGCTGTAACAGGGATTATGGCAGGTTCAAATCGGTCTGCCTCGCTGAAGGACACTCAGCGTTCCATTCCAATTGGGACTTTAAGTGCAACTTTGGCAACTTCAGGTCTGTATTTGGTCACTGTGCTGTTCTTTGGAGCTCTTGCAACCAGGGAAAAGCTTTTGACCGACAg GTTACTTACAGCTACTGTTGCTTGGCCAGCCCCTGCAATTACGTATGTTGGTATTATTCTCTCAACCTTAGGTGCAGCTCTACAGAGCCTGACTGGCGCCCCCCGTCTTCTTGCTGCAATAGCCAATGATGATATCCTACCtgttcttaaatattttaaagcggCAGATGGGGGTGAACCTCACATTGCCACTCTCTTCACGGCCTTCCTGTGTATTGCATGCGTTATTATTGGCAATCTGGACCTTATCACCCCAACTATCACAATGTTTTACCTTCTCTGCTATGGAGGCGTCAACTTGTCCTGCTTTCTTTTGGATTTGCTAGATGCTCCCAGTTGGCGTCCTAGGTGGAAATTTCACCACTGGAGTCTCTCCCTTTTTGGAGCATTAATTTGTATAG TTATCATGTTCTTGATTTCGTGGGCATTCACCCTGGTGTCTCTAGCCTTGGCAACcctcatatattattatgtgagCGTCAAAGGCAAAGCTGGGGACTGGGGTGATGGTTTCAAGAGTGCTTACTTTCAACTTGCGCTCCGCAGTCTGCGATCCTTGGGAG CAAACCAGGTACACCCAAAGAACTGGTATCCTATCCCCCTCATATTCTGCCGGCCATGGGGCAAATTGCCAGAGAATGTACCTTGCCATCCCAAACTGGCAGATTTTGCGAATTGTATGAAGAAGAAAGGCAGGGGAATGTCCATATTCGTCTCTATCCTAGATGGCGAGTATCACGAATGTGCAGAGGATGCAAAGGCTGCCTGCAGGGCACTTAGTAcatatattgaatataaaagATGTGAAGGTGTTGCAGAGATAGTTGTTGCCCCTACCATGTCCGATGGCTTTCGTGGCATTGTCCAGACTATGGGTCTTGGGAACCTAAAGCCCAATATTGTGGTGATGCGGTACCCTGAAATATGGCGTCAAGAAAATTTAACTGAAATACCAGCAACATTTGTGGGAATAATAAATGACTGCATCGTCGCAAACAAGGCCGTTGTTATAGTCAAGGGTCTTGATGAGTGGCCCAATGAGTATCAAAGGCAATATGGAACAATTGATTTGTATTGGATTGTACGAGATGGTGGTCTTATGCTGCTTCTCTCGCAGCTCCTCCTCACAAAAGAAAGTTTTGAGAGCTGTAAGATTCAGGTTTTCTGCATTGCTGAGGAGGATTCAGATGCTGAGGAGCTCAAAGCCGATGTCAAGAAGTTCCTTTATGATCTCCGCATGCAAGCTGAggtaattgtaatttcaaTGAAGTCATGGGATGGCCAATCAGAGCAGCAAGATGAATCGGTGGAGGCATTCAATGGTGCCCGGGAGAGAATTGCTAGTTATCTGTCTGAAATGAAGGAGAAGGCTCAAAAGCACGGGACTCCTTTGATGGCTGATGGAAAGGCTGTCGTGGTAAATGAGCAGCAAGTTGAGAAATTCCTGTACACCACTTTGAAGTTGAATACAACGATACTGAGATACTCGAGGATGGCTGCAGTCGTCCTGGTGAGTCTACCACCGCCTCCATTGAACCATCCGGCTTATTTTTACATGGAATACATGGACCTATTGGTGGAAAACGTGCCCAGGCTTTTGATAGTCCGAGGATATCGTAGAGATGTCGTCACTTTGTTTACGTAG
- the LOC105167272 gene encoding cation-chloride cotransporter 1 isoform X2: protein MAADNNGVDIETSDDNDFSSGRGLGGRKYRPVIAQDDDRAVLEMSSIDPGGRASSSLDTPNDLKKVKVGIPPDMASERKDGSLPNHGRANGAQAESKLELFGFDSLVNILGLKRYYGRDQIQAPSSPRDGDDVPINIEPPKSESVKSGTMMGVFIPCLQNILGIIYYIRFSWIVGMAGIGQSLVLVAFCGSCTFLTTISLSAIATNGAMKGGGPYYLIGRALGPEVGVSIGLCFFLGNAVAGALYVLGAVETFLTALPQAGIFKGTTFVKINGSDVAQTSPNLHDLQVYGVIVTIILCFIVFGGVKMINRVAPAFLIPVVLSLFCIFIGIFLARKNYPADGITGLSLESFKKNWDSAYQTTNHAGIPDPNGKIYWSFNALVGLFFPAVTGIMAGSNRSASLKDTQRSIPIGTLSATLATSGLYLVTVLFFGALATREKLLTDRLLTATVAWPAPAITYVGIILSTLGAALQSLTGAPRLLAAIANDDILPVLKYFKAADGGEPHIATLFTAFLCIACVIIGNLDLITPTITMFYLLCYGGVNLSCFLLDLLDAPSWRPRWKFHHWSLSLFGALICIVIMFLISWAFTLVSLALATLIYYYVSVKGKAGDWGDGFKSAYFQLALRSLRSLGANQVHPKNWYPIPLIFCRPWGKLPENVPCHPKLADFANCMKKKGRGMSIFVSILDGEYHECAEDAKAACRALSTYIEYKRCEGVAEIVVAPTMSDGFRGIVQTMGLGNLKPNIVVMRYPEIWRQENLTEIPATFVGIINDCIVANKAVVIVKGLDEWPNEYQRQYGTIDLYWIVRDGGLMLLLSQLLLTKESFESCKIQVFCIAEEDSDAEELKADVKKFLYDLRMQAEVIVISMKSWDGQSEQQDESVEAFNGARERIASYLSEMKEKAQKHGTPLMADGKAVVVNEQQVEKFLYTTLKLNTTILRYSRMAAVVLVSLPPPPLNHPAYFYMEYMDLLVENVPRLLIVRGYRRDVVTLFT from the exons AAAAGTAAAAGTGGGCATACCACCAGATATGGCTTCTGAGAGAAAAGATGGGTCCCTACCTAACCATGGACGTGCTAATGGTGCTCAGGCTGAATCCAAATTGGAATTATTCGGTTTTGATTCACTTGTTAACATTTTGGGGCTTAAAAGGTAT TATGGCAGGGATCAGATCCAAGCACCATCTAGTCCTAGGGATGGAGATGATGTACCGATTAATATTGAGCCTCCAAAG AGTGAGAGTGTCAAATCGGGGACAATGATGGGCGTGTTTATACCTTGTTTGCAAAACATATTGGGAATTATTTACTACATCCGATTTTCTTG GATTGTGGGTATGGCTGGGATTGGCCAATCGCTGGTGCTGGTTGCCTTCTGTGGTTCGTGTACTTTCCTTACAACAATATCTTTGAGTGCAATCGCCACCAATGGCGCAATGAAG GGAGGGGGACCTTATTATCTTATTGGTCGTGCCTTGGGTCCAGAGGTTGGAGTTAGCATTGGTTTATGCTTTTTCCTTGGAAATGCTGTCGCTGGTGCACT TTATGTTTTGGGGGCTGTGGAAACTTTCCTAACTGCTTTACCACAGGCAGGGATTTTTAAAG GTACGACTTTTGTGAAGATAAATGGATCGGATGTCGCACAAACCAGCCCAAATTTGCATGACTTGCAAGTTTATGGGGTTATTGTGACGATAATCCTATGTTTCATAGTATTTGGTGGAGTAAAAATGATTAACCGCGTTGCCCCAGCCTTTCTAATACCTGTCGTGCTCTCACTGTTTTGCATCTTTATTGGGATATTTCTGGCAAGGAAGAATTATCCAGCAG ATGGAATTACGGGCTTGAGCCTGGaatctttcaaaaaaaattgggatTCGGCTTATCAAACAACAAATCATGCTGGAATCCCAGATCCTAATGGGAAAATATACTGGAGTTTCAA TGCATTGGTAGGCCTCTTTTTCCCTGCTGTAACAGGGATTATGGCAGGTTCAAATCGGTCTGCCTCGCTGAAGGACACTCAGCGTTCCATTCCAATTGGGACTTTAAGTGCAACTTTGGCAACTTCAGGTCTGTATTTGGTCACTGTGCTGTTCTTTGGAGCTCTTGCAACCAGGGAAAAGCTTTTGACCGACAg GTTACTTACAGCTACTGTTGCTTGGCCAGCCCCTGCAATTACGTATGTTGGTATTATTCTCTCAACCTTAGGTGCAGCTCTACAGAGCCTGACTGGCGCCCCCCGTCTTCTTGCTGCAATAGCCAATGATGATATCCTACCtgttcttaaatattttaaagcggCAGATGGGGGTGAACCTCACATTGCCACTCTCTTCACGGCCTTCCTGTGTATTGCATGCGTTATTATTGGCAATCTGGACCTTATCACCCCAACTATCACAATGTTTTACCTTCTCTGCTATGGAGGCGTCAACTTGTCCTGCTTTCTTTTGGATTTGCTAGATGCTCCCAGTTGGCGTCCTAGGTGGAAATTTCACCACTGGAGTCTCTCCCTTTTTGGAGCATTAATTTGTATAG TTATCATGTTCTTGATTTCGTGGGCATTCACCCTGGTGTCTCTAGCCTTGGCAACcctcatatattattatgtgagCGTCAAAGGCAAAGCTGGGGACTGGGGTGATGGTTTCAAGAGTGCTTACTTTCAACTTGCGCTCCGCAGTCTGCGATCCTTGGGAG CAAACCAGGTACACCCAAAGAACTGGTATCCTATCCCCCTCATATTCTGCCGGCCATGGGGCAAATTGCCAGAGAATGTACCTTGCCATCCCAAACTGGCAGATTTTGCGAATTGTATGAAGAAGAAAGGCAGGGGAATGTCCATATTCGTCTCTATCCTAGATGGCGAGTATCACGAATGTGCAGAGGATGCAAAGGCTGCCTGCAGGGCACTTAGTAcatatattgaatataaaagATGTGAAGGTGTTGCAGAGATAGTTGTTGCCCCTACCATGTCCGATGGCTTTCGTGGCATTGTCCAGACTATGGGTCTTGGGAACCTAAAGCCCAATATTGTGGTGATGCGGTACCCTGAAATATGGCGTCAAGAAAATTTAACTGAAATACCAGCAACATTTGTGGGAATAATAAATGACTGCATCGTCGCAAACAAGGCCGTTGTTATAGTCAAGGGTCTTGATGAGTGGCCCAATGAGTATCAAAGGCAATATGGAACAATTGATTTGTATTGGATTGTACGAGATGGTGGTCTTATGCTGCTTCTCTCGCAGCTCCTCCTCACAAAAGAAAGTTTTGAGAGCTGTAAGATTCAGGTTTTCTGCATTGCTGAGGAGGATTCAGATGCTGAGGAGCTCAAAGCCGATGTCAAGAAGTTCCTTTATGATCTCCGCATGCAAGCTGAggtaattgtaatttcaaTGAAGTCATGGGATGGCCAATCAGAGCAGCAAGATGAATCGGTGGAGGCATTCAATGGTGCCCGGGAGAGAATTGCTAGTTATCTGTCTGAAATGAAGGAGAAGGCTCAAAAGCACGGGACTCCTTTGATGGCTGATGGAAAGGCTGTCGTGGTAAATGAGCAGCAAGTTGAGAAATTCCTGTACACCACTTTGAAGTTGAATACAACGATACTGAGATACTCGAGGATGGCTGCAGTCGTCCTGGTGAGTCTACCACCGCCTCCATTGAACCATCCGGCTTATTTTTACATGGAATACATGGACCTATTGGTGGAAAACGTGCCCAGGCTTTTGATAGTCCGAGGATATCGTAGAGATGTCGTCACTTTGTTTACGTAG